ATAAAAGTGTGATGGCCGTCTTTGGTGGGGAAGAAGTATTTTTAGCAGGATATATCCATGAAAATATCCAGAATAAAAATGTTATTGGCTTCTGGAAAACCTTAAATGATTTCCCTCATTTAGAAATCTATGTTAGAGATACTAGATATGCAACTGAAAGATATAGATACTTCCTGGATGCAGAAAATAGGCAGGAAGACCATAGGGACAATGCTATAGTAAAAAGTGATCAAGGTGCTGATTCTGAATTCATTGCCGCTATTTATAGAATAGAAGAACCTGAGGATGATCTAGATTATACTAAAATATTATTTGTATATGCAGATGTTTTAACTTTTCGCGCAGTAGTTTTAGATTCTCAAATTACTGAAAATGAAAATCTATTTGCTGAAGCTTATGAAAAGAAAGACTCTACAGATGAATTTATCACTTTTGTTAGACAAGTAATTCATGAAAACAGAAATAAGGATATAATTCTAGGTTCAACAGAATGGCCATATTATGACATTAATAACTAAAACCCCAACCCCCTTCCCCTCACAGGCAGGGGGTATTTTTTTGGCTAAAATTAAACAGAAACATCTAGATCATTGATTTCAGCCTCCATCATATCAATAATAGTATAGGCCAATTCAGGGTCAAACTAATCGCCAGCCTTATCTCTTCTCCCTTTATCCCCTGAGGATAACCAGTTCCATCCCAGCGCTCATGATAACAGAGTATTGAATCAGCTACTCCTGCATATTTTTCAGTCGATAAAGCAATCCGGTAACCTCTCTCAGGATGTTTCATGGACTTCATTCAGACCATTATAACAAATAAAAAAAACAGGGCTAAATTTAATCAAGCCCTGACCGGAATCAAAATACATAAACCAAAACTATTCAGCTGTCAAAATATATATCGAACCGGTTATATACCTATAATTATAGCCAAAACCGACTTTCTCCAGCATAGCCCCTAGCAGTTCAGGCTTATAGAAATTAGCTGGCTCACCGGCTAAACCTTCAGCAGTTGCAATAAACTTTGTAAAAAATGTCGATGGATCAAATTCCATAATATGAAGCTGGCCACCAGGCTTTAGCACCCGCTTAATTTCAACAAAGGTCTCCTCAATATTATTAAAATGATGGAGAGCATCGGCAATAGTCACATGATCAAAACTATTATCAGCAAGGGGCAGCGCATCGCCAGTAGCCTCAACCAGCTCAGCCTCTAATCCCGGCTCACTGCTATCCCTGGCATCATTATCTAATTTTACGAGCCTGTCTCTGGCCCTGGAAAGCATGGCCTCTGAAGGATCAGCGATAATCACCTCAAGCCCCATATCCCCTGGCAGCTCCTCTAAAATCTGGCCAGTTCCACCGCCAAGATCCAGCAAACTCTGCCCTGGCTGCAAATTAATATGCTCAACCAACTCTGCCAGCGTCTTATTGTGACCGGTTATCTTCATCGCTGTATCATAAACCGGCGCCACTATCTTAAAGAAATCCATCCCAATCATCAACCTCCTTTTAACCAACTAACTCGTAATAATATATTTCTATCAACTGTTTTAATTATATACCCTCCCAGGGCTGCCATTCAGTTAAATACAAACTACCATTTTGTCTTCTATCATATTTATTTCTGCAGATTAATGATATAATAGTATTAGATGTAATGAAATTAAGATATTACTAAATCTTAAATAGTCATATAAAACGAGGAGGAGTTACAATGAAAAAAAGAATTATCTTTATAGCAGGTGCAGGGCTTTTGGCACTGGTCATGATCTTTGCAGGAGCCATTGAAGCTCAGGCAACCAGAGTCGCAGTTCTTGGCTTTGAAGCTGCAGATTCTGACTGGTTTGAAAGCAGCAGCCACGAGGAAGAAATGCTGGAGAATATTACAGATGAATTCAACGATAAACTCTCTGATATTGCAGATTACACTGTGCTTAGTAGAAGCAGAATTCAGGATTTATATGATGAATTAAATGCAAGACCTGGCCGCAGACCAACCCATTCTATAATCAATCAAATGCGTGGCAGAACAAATGCCGATTATTTTGCCTATGGCAGCATTGATCGAATCAATGTTGAGGAAAAAGATGATTTCAATATTGGCCCGGTCCGGTTTAGCGAAGTTGAATTAACAGTTGAGCTTAGCGTAGAAATGATCGATGCCAGGAATCCCCGTTCAAGTGACACCTATACCGGTACTGGTCGCATAACCCACACTGGTATTAATATTGTTGATTCCCGTGGAGATAGAATCCGCCTTCAGGCCTTTGACGATGATGCCCTGGATAGAACAATTAGCCGGGCCATTGATAGCCTGATAGCTAATATTACCGGCGAAGATACAGATCAAGATGAAGAAATCGTTGAACGGACTGTTGAGGCCGAAGTCGTCTCAATCGTCGGCGACAGACTTGTAATCAACAAAGGCTCCCGGGACGGCCTGGAAGTTGGCCAGACAGGAGATATTATTAGATATACCACCACTTCTGCAGGTTCTCGAAGAATTCAGGTCGTTGGAACTTCAGAAATAACTGACCTTGATAGAAACAGTGGTTTTGCTGATGTTATTTCTAGAAATATCACTCCTGAAGTTGGCGATATTATTGAATTTGAAGTTGAAGAAAGAACTGAAAGGGATAGGACAGTTGATCCTATTGAGGTTGTTGAAACAAGAGATTTAAGAATAGAAATTCACGAAGCCGTTAAAGCAGACGATCGTGTAACTATCTATGGTGAAGCATCTACAAGAAGAGGTGATGCTGAATTGACATTAGTTCTTGGAAATAGAGATTTTTATGATCACAATGAAAATAGAAGAGATATGACTGGAAAAAGAGTTTCAATAGGTGGCTGGACTCATTCTTCAAGAACAACAGCTAGAGTCACCGATACTATTCGAGAAAATGAACCGAAAACTATAACCTGGAGTTTTACAAATGTACCTGAAAATGCAGACAGAATAAGCCGTGTAATTTTATGGTTTAGAACTGAACGTGACGGAGATATTTCTATTGACTTAAGAGATTTAAGGCTTTAAGGGTTGGTATTTATGAATAAAAACAATAAAAAACTAACTTTAATGATCCTTTTGTTAAGTTTCATATTCATTATTTCTGCTTGTAGTCCAGATAGAACCAGTTTTCAATATGATCTAAGTTTACAGGTTGCAGGAGAAGGTGAAATCAGAGATTCTGCTGGAAGAACACTTATAAGCTCAGAGAATTCAACTATTTTGGATAGGAGAGTTTTAAGAGTTGATCGAAATTCAACTGTAAGATTAAATGCTTTTCCAGATGAAGATAATAATTATGACTTTTTATTCTGGGCTGGTAATATTGGTGAATTTGATAGAGCTAATAATAGAGTTTATATGAGTTCAGATAAAGATTTGATTGCTGTTTTTGGTGATGAAAATGTATTTATGTCTGGTTATATTACACAATCAAATCGAACAACAGATGTTACAGGATTCTGGAAAGCTTTTGCTGAACCTGATAGTCTAGCAAACCCTAACCTTGAAATTTACTTGAATCAAAGAAATAACTCTCAAGACTCTTATCGTTATATTAATGATCAAGATTCAGAAGAAAGTTTAATGAGAGCTATACCAGATGGTAGAGGTTCTCAATTTATTGCAGCAGCTGAAAAATTAGAGAAATCTGATATGATCTTCGGTGATGAAGCAACAAGAATAATATTTGTTTATGCTTATATAGGTGGTTTTGAAGCTTTTGTTGTTTCTGAGGAGCATCCAGATTGGATTGATATTAATGATGAATTTCTAGAAATTATTCAATTAACTGGTGAAGAAAATGAAGAAGAATTTATTAGTAGGGTAGACAATATTATTGATGAATATTATGATGATGATATAATTAAAGGCCAAACATTCATACTCCCCGCCGACTAACAAACACTCAAACCCCCTGCCAGCACAACCAGCAGGGGGTTTTTCATCCCAAAATCACATAGAAACACCTAATTCACTGATCTTATCCTCCATCATATCAATAAAAGTATAGGCCAGTTCAGGGTCAAACTGCTCGCCTGCCTCATCTCTTATCTCCTGTAAAGCCTTTTCAGGCGAAATCCTATCTTTATAGACCTGCTTATTGGTCATAATATCATAGGCATCAACAATAGCCAGAATTCTCGCCAGCAAGGGAATCTCCTTTGCCTTAATCCCCTGAGGATATCCAGTTCCATCCCAGCGCTCATGATGACTAAGGATCGAATCAGCAACTCCAGCATATTTTTCAGTTGATAGAGCTATCCTGTAACCTCTCTCTGGATGCTTTCTGATCTCCTCCCAGTCTTCCTCATTTAGAGGTCTCCTGTCAAATAATATATCATCAGATAGAGTTGCCTTGCCAATATCATGAACTATCGCCAGCAACGAAAGTTTATTTAAATCAGAATCACCGAGCCCAATTTTCTCGCCTAATTCCTGGGATAGCCTGGCCAGCCTGAATGAATGTTCCTTTTTCTCATGGCCTTTAGATCTCAAATCTTCCAGCAGATGCTCAAGCACGTCATTTTTAATCGAGCTACTTTCATTCATCTTCTTCACATACATCTCTTCTTCGGCCTGCCTCAATATCGCCTCTTTCCGCTGTTTTGGCCTGGTCTTTGTGGCAGAGCCAATAGCCAGCGAAATAGGTAGCCTCGCATCCTGGTTAACCCCCTCTGATTCCTTTTTAATCCGCTGACAGATCTCCTGGGCCTTAACCTCTCCAGTCTGGGGCAATAGCAGAATAAACTCATCACCAGCCCACCTGGCTGCAATATCCTCCTGGCGACAGCTATTCTTTAAAATCCTGGCCGCAGCATTCAATATCTCATCGCCTTTTTGATGGCCAAAGGAGTCATTAATTATCTTTAAACCATTAAGATCAGCCATTATTATACTCAGCGGCAACTGTCTTTCAGTATCCAGACGCTTAAATTCTTCCTCAAAGAACCTCCGATTATAAAGCCCTGTCATACTATCGTGATATAATAAGTAATCCATCTCCTCTTCCTGCTCTTTAAGTTCAGTAATATCCTGCAAAAAAGCGAACTCATAACATTTCCCCTTATATTCAAGATAAGCTGAATTAACCCTGACAGGCAATATCTCTCCAGAGCTTTTCTGAAGCGCTCCCTGAAAACTTATCATCTTCTCTTTTCTTAATCTCTGCCAGAATTTAAGTCGATCATCTCTGGTGTAATCTGGTATTATCTCCCAGACATCCATTCCTATCAGTTCAGACCTATCATATTCAAGGCAATTGGCTGCCTCCTTATTCACAAACTCAATCTTTCCTGACTTATCAACTCTAAAAATTAATGCCGGTACGTTTTCAACAGAAAACTCAAGCAGTTCCAGCTTTCTATCAACTTTTTCCTCCTGAGTATAATCCCAGATCATCCCCAGGACATGATCTTCTTTCCAGGGAAATTCTACAAGTCTCTGCTTCTCCTGCACCCAGCGGACTTTACCCTTTCCAGTTTTAATCTTATAATCAGCCAGTCGAACTTCTTTCTGCTGATATAATTCCGGGATCCGATTCCTCTGTTTCTTTAATCCCTCAATATCTGCTTTTTCAGCACCATTAAAGGGGTCAAATGTTCCCTGTTCAAATTCAAAAATATTATCAATATTTGGGCTTACATATTCTTTTTCTGGCCAGCCATCAACTATCTTATAACTATAAATCCCTAAAGGAGTCTCAGTAAAAAGCTCTCCTATTTCATCCTGACAGAGCTCAAAACCCTCAATTCTTGAACCTCTAGCCATTAAAACATTTCCTAGCCCTAACGCTGAAACCCCATATAAAATAATAACTGGTAGAATAGCAAAGACAGAAACGCCAGTCAGTAAGCTATTAATTACTAAGATTAATCCAGCTACCCCTGAGCCAATCAGTCCACCTCTAACTTTAAATTCAGATGTTGACATAATAATCAGAGGAAAACCAAAGACTGCCTGTAATAAAGGTTCAATAAAAAGTGTCAGTATTATAAATATTACTGAAAATATACATAAAACCAGACAGGTCTGGTTATTCTGAAGCTGATTCTTTTCAATCTCTCTATCATTATTGCCACTCTGCACAGACTCCACCCCTTATAATTATAACCTATAATAATTTAAGTTAATAATAATTTAAAACAGTAATTCGTCATAAAACAACAATTTATGTAGTACTTTAGTACTATTAACTTAATCTAATTATAACAGAGAAATATTATAATGACAAGAGAAATCTTCCTGAATAAGGATAAAATTTCTTAATAAAATAAATTCCTGATTAATCGGCAGTTAAAAACAAATAAATCAGGCATAAAAAAAAGCACCAGGCATAGTACCTGGCACCTGTGTAAAACTACTATAAACTTTGTAACATCTATAAAAACAGCCAATTCAGATAGGTACCAGGTACCTATCTTATATAAACGATCTCCGGTGAATCGGAGTCGGCCCAGCTTCTTCAAGAGCGGCCATATGTTCAGCGGTTCCATAACCTTTATTACTCAAGAAATTATATTCAGGATATTCCTGATGATACTTATCCATCAGATTGTCTCTGGTAACTTTAGCCAGCACAGAGGCAGCGGCAATTGCATTAACTTTAGCATCGCCATCTATTACTGCCTGCTGGGGCAGATCAACACTATCAAGCTTTAGGCCACCATCCAGCAGCAGATAATCAGGCTCTCTATCTAATTTGCTGATAGCTGACCTGGCAGCCAATCTGACAGCCTGACCGATATTGACCTCATCTATCGTTTCATTATCGATTAAAGCTACAGCCGAACTTACCGCCTTCTCCCTGATCTCAGAGGTCAGGCTCTCTCTCTTAGCAGCTGAAAGCTTCTTGGAATCATCAAGGCCGGCAATATAGGTCTCTGCAGGTAAGATCACAGCCCCAACTGCCACAGGCCCGGCCATCGGTCCCCTGCCAGCCTCATCAATACCGCAGATATACTGATAACCCTGGTCTCTTAACCTGGCAACCATTTCTTCCCGCTTATCCCAGGCCTTTAGATCAATACTGGCTGCCAGCTGCTTTTTCTCCAGGGATTCAGCCAGTCTGCTGGCTCCCTTCCGGCTATCAGCCTTTAAGGCCTCAATCAACTGGTCAACCTCATCAGCTAAAATTGGCAGATCAGCAGGCCTATCAGCCTGATGACTGCTCTCAATTTCAACAAGCCTGGAACTAACATATTCCTTTAGCTCTTTTATCGTATAATCAGAAGCTATAAACTCTCTCTTTTCTATATCTCCCATCTCTATGCCTCCTCAGGCATTGCATCAGGTTTTTCTGGTGGCGGCTCTTCCAGACTAACCGGTCCCAGGGTTCCATCCTGAAATTCCTGGAGCAGAATTCTGGCAGCCCGCTCCCTATCAACCTTGCCGCCAGACATCAGACAGCCCCGGTTTCGGCCCAGGTCAGCCAGTAGATCATAGCTATGGCCGGCCAGCTGAACCAGATTATAGCGTTCCTTTAAAACTTCAGGGTTTAAATCTACTAAATACTCGATTAACTTACAGCCTAAAAGCTCATAATCTATGATCTCAGGCCGAATCATCCCGCAGATAGCAAGCTTATAGCCATGTTCTTTATCTTTGATATCAGGCCAGAGCAGCCCTGGAGTATCAAGCAGTTCAGCCTCTTTACTGACTTTGACCCACTGCTGACCTCTGGTAACTCCTGGCTTCCTGCCAGTTTTAGCCCTGCTGCCCCCGGCCAGTTTATTGATTAAAGTCGATTTCCCGACATTGGGCAGACCAACAACCATAGCCCGTAATTTCCGGCTATTTAAGCCCTTTTCTTTCCTGGCAGCCTTTACCTCCTGATAATATTCCTTGAGCTTATTCTTTAAGTTTTTAAGCCCCTGACCGGTCTCAGGCGAGACAACCAGAATATTATCACCAAAATAATCCAGCCAGCGATCAGTTACAGACTGCCGGGCTAAATCTGCCTTGGTTAGCAGGGTTATAACTGGCTGGTCTGCCAGCAGGTCCTGGAGCTGTGGATTGGCACTGCTTTCTGGCAACCTGGCATCCCTCAGCTCTATGACAACATCAACTAGATTTAATTTTTCCTTGATCTGGCGGGTAGCTTTGGCCATATGGCCAGGATACCAGTTTACTTTATCTGACATGATATCAATCTCCTTTTAAATAATTTAAAGATAATAATATGTAAAAAAGGGCGAGAGCCAGCTGGCCCTGCACCCTGATAATTCGCTTATTCAAATATGTTGTCGGTCTGGCAAAACTATTACCGACTCTGTCTTACTCAGGCTTTGGCCCTCTGGCTTTCTCTTTAACCTTAGCCTTTTTACCCATTCTTTCTCTTAGATAATAAAGCTTGGCTCTGCGGACATCACCGCGGCGGACAACTTTAATATCAGCAAGAGTTGGTGAATGCACAGGGAAAGTTCTTTCAACACCAACGCCATGGGAAACCTTTCTGATTGTGAAGGTTTCTCTGGCACCACTGCCCTGACGGCGAATGACAACCCCTTCGAAAGGCTGAGTTCTTGTCTTTTCGCCCTCTTTAACTCTTACCTGTAATTTAAGAGTATCACCTGCAATAAATTCAGGTATATCTTTTTTACGATTTTCTCTATCTATTTTATGAAAGATATTCATCTTATTTCCTCCTTTCGTTCTGAGATTCTGACTTTCTGACTCCCTGACTTGACTGAATTATTCCCACCAGGGGCTGGCCAGAAGTCTATCTAATATTATCGAAGCTGCACTCCTGACTGAGAGGTGATTGTAATCGCCTCTCCCATTCACTGGAGCTAACAGCAGATCACATTGATCTAAAACACTATGGCTTAAGCCCCAGCCAGTACCAAAAATGATTAGATACGGCCGGTCACTATCTATAAGCTGACTCCGAAGTTCTTTAAAACTTACTGGATCAATATCCTTATAACTTTTAGCAGAGGTTGTAACCAGAACTGGCTCTTTGCCAGTCTCCTCTTTTATCTGGCTGGCTGCATCTTCAAGGGTATCGACAACTTCCAGAACTGAAAAGGCTTCATGTCTGGTTGAGTTGTAATCAGCGCCTTTACCGCCAGTCCAGTATTTCTGCATCCGGTGAACTAAAGCCTGCTGTGACTTTAGCTGATTGACCACAAAATACCGCCTTGCATTATAGGTTCTGGCTGCCCTTGAAATATCATGGAGATCCAGATTTGTTATAGTTGTTGTAATTTCATCACCTAGTTTATTATAAACCGGGTGATGGACCAGCGCCAGATAAAGATCTACATCTGGAGTCTGATTGATTGGATTAGCTTCTGGCATTTTTAATATCATCCTCGATTTCAGCTTTGACTTCTTTTAATAATTCTTCTTCTAATTCTGTTAAATCCCTTGCAGCCAGTAAATCCGGTCTCCTGAGTAGAGTCCGCTTAATCGACTGCTTTTTCCGCCAGCGATCTATCCTGGCATGATGGCCACTTAACAGAACCTCTGGAACTTCCTGACCTTTATACTCTCTAGGCCTGGTATAATGGGGATAATCAAGTAATCCGTGATAGAAAGAATCGTCTTCAGCAGACTCACTGGTACCGACAACACCAGGTAACATCCTTGAGACTGCATCGATTAGGACCATGGCCGGTAATTCGCCACCGGTCAAAACATAATCGCCAATCGAGATCTCTTCATCGACTATCTCCTGGCGAATTCTTTCATCTACCCCTTCATAATGGCCACAGAGCAGGATTAAGCCTGGCTCTTTAGCCAGTTCTTTAACCTTTGGCTGGTCAAGCTGCTGGCCCTGAGGTGAAAAGAAGATCGTCTTCGACTCCTCATGACGGCTTTCAGTTACAGAGCTATATGCCCTGTCAATTGGCCCGGGCTGCATCACCATGCCGGCGCCACCGCCATAGGGTGTATCATCTACCCTATTATGTTTATCCTGACTGAAATCCCTGATATCAACAGCATTGATCTCTAAGAGACCATTCTCAATGGCCCGGCCAGTTATGCTATGGCCTAATGGCCCAGGGAAAATTTCAGGAAATAATGTTAAAATGTCGAAGTACATTTCTCTCAGCTCCTGGCTTTAAAGTTCCAGCAATCCAGGGATCGGTTTAATTGTAACTATGCCCTCTTCCTGGTCTATTGAGACAATAATCTCTCTGGCCACAGGAATCAGGTAATCCCTTTTATCTCCTTTAACCTGGAGAATATCTGTACCAGTATCTGTGCTGACAGCTGTAATTTCTCCCAGCTGGGCTCCAGTATCTGTCTGAACTTTAAGTCCTTCTAATTCAAAGACATAAAAGCTATCTTCAGGTAATTGAGGCAGTTCAGTAATTGGAATGCTAATCAGATGGTCTTTAATGGCATCTGCTGCTCCAATATCATCTATAGTCTCAAGTTTAAGGACGATAAAGCCCTTATGCTCTCTGACTTTTTCGACTGCAAGCTCCTCATTACCTGTAGCTCTCTCCAGGATCAATCTATCATAATCATAAAAACGTTCAGGATAATCGGTAAGTGGAACAACCCTGACTTCGCCTTTATTGCCCTGATAACGGACTATCCGTCCAACTGCTATCAGGTTATTCTCGTCATTAATGTCCAGTTTATCTGTCACGATAGCTCACCGCCTGAATTAAATTGCCTGCTCGGCGTTTATGATTTAATATCAACAATCGCTTTTTTACCGGCTTTAGTTGCTGCTGCCTTGACAACAGTTCTAATAGCTCTGGCTATTCGGCCCTGTTTGCCGATAACCTGACCCATATCTTCTTCAGCAACTGTAAGCTTTATCCTGATACTTTTCTGGCCAACTTCTTCAGTAACCTCGACCTGGTCAGGATGATCAACGATTGAGCGAGCTATTGTTTCAACTATCTCTTTCACAGGTAGCCCTCCTTTTTAAGTGCTTACTGTTTACTTTCTATATAATCGGCCCAGATACCGCTATCTTTAAATAGACTGCGGACTGTATTGGAAGGACGGGCACCATTTTTTAACCATTCCAGAGCTTTCTCTTCGTCAATTCTGACTTCAGCTTCCTCTGGAGTTGGATTATAGATACCAATTTCTTCAATAAAACGACCTGTTGGGGCCATGCTTGATTCAGAAACTACCAGTCTAAAATGGGCGTTTCTCTTTTTACCTACTCTTTTTAATCTGATTTTTAAGGCCATACTTGCACCTCCTCTCAAGTGATACTTACAATTTATTTATTAACTGCCAGTCTTATTACATAAATGGCAGATTAAAACCTGATTTCTTCTTGCCACCTTTACCGCTTAGCTGTTTCATCATCTTTTTAGTCTGTTTAAACTGTTTTAGCAGACGGTTAACTTCCTGAATCGATGTACCGCTGCCATTGGCAATTCTCCGCCTCCGGCTACCGTTAATAACCTTGGGATTCCGTCTTTCTTCCGGGGTCATAGAACTGATTATAGCTTCAATTCTATCCAGCTCACTATCATCCAATTGCATGTTTTTAAGCTGTTTGGCCTTGCCGGCCCCTGGAATCATACCCATCAGATCACTGATAGGCCCCATATTCCTGACCTGATCTAGCTGATCAAGGAAATCTTCAAAGGTAAAGGAATCCTCCCGGAGTTTACGCTCTAAATCTTTAGCCTTCTCTTTATCAATGGATTTTTCTGCTTTCTCGATCAGGCTTAAAACATCGCCCATCCCGAGAATTCTGGAAGCCATCCTATCTGGATGGAACGGCTCCATCTGATCAAGTTTCTCGCCCATACCGGCAAATTTTATCGGTTTGCCAGTAACCTCTCTAATTGAAAGGGCGGCACCGCCACGGGCATCACCATCGAGCTTTGTCATGATCATACCTGATATATCAAGCTTTTCTGAGAAGTTATCGGCGACATTGACTGCATCCTGACCGGTCATTGCATCCACAACCAGCAGGGTCTCTGTCGGATTTATAGCCTCCTGAATATCCTGAAGTTCCTGCATTAATTCTTCATCTATATGGAGACGACCTGCAGTATCAATAATTACTGGATCAAGCTTTTCTTTTTCTGCTCTAGCAAGTCCAGCCTTAACGATATCTACTGGGTCATTCTGGTCTCCCATCTGGAAAACCTCGACATCCAGCCTCTCTCCAAGAACCTGGAGCTGTTTGATAGCCGCTGGCCTGTAAACATCGGCTGCAACTAAGAGCGGCTCCTTGCCCTTTTCTTTAAATTGACGAGCAAGTTTACCTGTAGAAGTCGTCTTACCTGAACCCTGGAGTCCAACCAGCATGTAAATTGACGGCGGACTGTCAGCTGATGTTAGTTCACTTCTTTCTCCACCCATCAGATCTGTCAGCTCTTCATTTACAATCTTGATAACCTGCTGGCCTGGTGTCAGGCTATCCATAACTTCCTGACCGATAGCTCTTTCCTCTACTTTGTTAACAAATTTCTTGACAACTTTGTAATTAACATCGGCTTCGAGCAGGGACATCTTAACCTCTCTTAAGGCAGATTTAACATCTTTTTCATTTAATTTACCTTTGCCCTTAAGTTTGGCGAAGGTATCCTGCAGTTTTTCTGCAAGGCTCTCGAATACCATCTTTTATACCTCCTGTGCTGCTTTGCTTAATTATAGACAGCTTTTAATAAGTTCAATACTCTCTTTTAATTCCTGACGATCTTGATCAGTCAGGGGAGTTGTATCTTTAAGTCTATCTAAAATCTTACCGGTCTCTTCCTGGACTTCCTGATATCTACTGACCAGTTCTAACTTTTCTTCGTAATCTATTAACTGACCTTTAGCCCTTGATAAATGATCATAAACTCCCTGACGACTGATCTCAAGATTGTTTGCAATCTCAGCAAGAGATAAATCCTGATAATAATATGCTCTCATAATCTCCTGCTGCCTATCAGTCAAGAGAGGACCATAAAAATCAAAAAGCCTGCCAAAGGTTAATGTCTTCTTAATCTGAGTATTATTTTTAGTTGCTGGCAAGTTGTATTCACCTGCTTTCAACCCCGTTAAGTATTTTACCTTTACAGATGGTAGTATAACGGATTTTTAGCAGTTTGTCAAGTACTTATTTCAAAAGAATTTTACAATCTTTATTTATTACCAGAAACAGTCCTAAAACTATGCTATCTATCGCCGAATATTTATAAGATTCCAGCAAAAAACCAGACCTGTATTTCAAGGTCTGGCAGGTCTTTTCTATTCATCAGTAAAGAGTGCTTCAACAAAATCTTCTGGTTTGAAATCCTGTAAATCATCAGCTGCCTCGCCGACACCAATTAATCTAACTGGCAGTCCAAGCTCATTTCTGACAGCAATTACAATGCCACCCCGGGCTGTTCCATCGAGTTTTGTCAGGGCTACTCCATCAACATCGACTGATTTATTAAAGAGATCGGCCTGATTTAAGGCATTCTGGCCGGTTGTTGCATCCAGGACCAGTAATGTTTCAACTCTTTCTTCGCCGGCTTCTCTGCCGACAACTCTCCGGACTTTCTGGAGCTCATCCATTAAATTTTTCTGGGTATGG
The genomic region above belongs to Halonatronomonas betaini and contains:
- a CDS encoding RNA methyltransferase, with translation MPEANPINQTPDVDLYLALVHHPVYNKLGDEITTTITNLDLHDISRAARTYNARRYFVVNQLKSQQALVHRMQKYWTGGKGADYNSTRHEAFSVLEVVDTLEDAASQIKEETGKEPVLVTTSAKSYKDIDPVSFKELRSQLIDSDRPYLIIFGTGWGLSHSVLDQCDLLLAPVNGRGDYNHLSVRSAASIILDRLLASPWWE
- the trmD gene encoding tRNA (guanosine(37)-N1)-methyltransferase TrmD → MYFDILTLFPEIFPGPLGHSITGRAIENGLLEINAVDIRDFSQDKHNRVDDTPYGGGAGMVMQPGPIDRAYSSVTESRHEESKTIFFSPQGQQLDQPKVKELAKEPGLILLCGHYEGVDERIRQEIVDEEISIGDYVLTGGELPAMVLIDAVSRMLPGVVGTSESAEDDSFYHGLLDYPHYTRPREYKGQEVPEVLLSGHHARIDRWRKKQSIKRTLLRRPDLLAARDLTELEEELLKEVKAEIEDDIKNARS
- the rimM gene encoding ribosome maturation factor RimM (Essential for efficient processing of 16S rRNA), which translates into the protein MTDKLDINDENNLIAVGRIVRYQGNKGEVRVVPLTDYPERFYDYDRLILERATGNEELAVEKVREHKGFIVLKLETIDDIGAADAIKDHLISIPITELPQLPEDSFYVFELEGLKVQTDTGAQLGEITAVSTDTGTDILQVKGDKRDYLIPVAREIIVSIDQEEGIVTIKPIPGLLEL
- a CDS encoding KH domain-containing protein, yielding MKEIVETIARSIVDHPDQVEVTEEVGQKSIRIKLTVAEEDMGQVIGKQGRIARAIRTVVKAAATKAGKKAIVDIKS
- the rpsP gene encoding 30S ribosomal protein S16; protein product: MALKIRLKRVGKKRNAHFRLVVSESSMAPTGRFIEEIGIYNPTPEEAEVRIDEEKALEWLKNGARPSNTVRSLFKDSGIWADYIESKQ
- the ffh gene encoding signal recognition particle protein, whose product is MVFESLAEKLQDTFAKLKGKGKLNEKDVKSALREVKMSLLEADVNYKVVKKFVNKVEERAIGQEVMDSLTPGQQVIKIVNEELTDLMGGERSELTSADSPPSIYMLVGLQGSGKTTSTGKLARQFKEKGKEPLLVAADVYRPAAIKQLQVLGERLDVEVFQMGDQNDPVDIVKAGLARAEKEKLDPVIIDTAGRLHIDEELMQELQDIQEAINPTETLLVVDAMTGQDAVNVADNFSEKLDISGMIMTKLDGDARGGAALSIREVTGKPIKFAGMGEKLDQMEPFHPDRMASRILGMGDVLSLIEKAEKSIDKEKAKDLERKLREDSFTFEDFLDQLDQVRNMGPISDLMGMIPGAGKAKQLKNMQLDDSELDRIEAIISSMTPEERRNPKVINGSRRRRIANGSGTSIQEVNRLLKQFKQTKKMMKQLSGKGGKKKSGFNLPFM
- the ylxM gene encoding YlxM family DNA-binding protein, producing MPATKNNTQIKKTLTFGRLFDFYGPLLTDRQQEIMRAYYYQDLSLAEIANNLEISRQGVYDHLSRAKGQLIDYEEKLELVSRYQEVQEETGKILDRLKDTTPLTDQDRQELKESIELIKSCL